The sequence below is a genomic window from Oleidesulfovibrio alaskensis DSM 16109.
TTCCGGTAAGGCGTCTGTGATTGCATTCGGTACCGTTCGCGTCCTCAAGGGTGAAGGTGGTGAAATCTGGTTCGTCGCCAAGGACGTATGTGATGCACTTGGTTTCAAATACGCCAGCGATGCTACCAAGTATCTGGATGAAGATGAGAAAGCTCTGATGAATAATCCGAGCTTGACCTCGAACCCCAACGGGCAAGTTACTCTCATCAACGAATCCGGCCTCTACTCCCTGATTCGCCGCTCCCGC
It includes:
- a CDS encoding BRO-N domain-containing protein; the protein is MDVFLVVLVSGKASVIAFGTVRVLKGEGGEIWFVAKDVCDALGFKYASDATKYLDEDEKALMNNPSLTSNPNGQVTLINESGLYSLIRRSRKPEAKRFKKWQPRDRP